The bacterium genome contains a region encoding:
- a CDS encoding nucleotidyltransferase family protein produces the protein MKKPPIVVLCGGKGVRIRDYSGDIPKPLIPLGNKSILELSLEQYYAQGFRDYLFCVGYRGEMIREKFQSWRGARCRFDNAGEDASMLKRIHAVRNQLTDDFIVVYGDTVNKVDLNELCRAHRRSDKLMTMVVSRLRIPFGLIEKQGDTISRFREKPEFDYYIGTLAVDAEIFNFVSEDMLRSPDSKGLLELFHRLIERGEVGTYSFEGLQITFNTPLEHTTAEQQLTHYYTYIEGETT, from the coding sequence ATGAAAAAACCGCCGATAGTTGTTCTTTGCGGAGGTAAGGGCGTACGTATTCGCGATTATTCCGGAGATATTCCCAAACCCCTGATCCCTTTGGGAAACAAGTCGATCCTGGAACTGTCCTTGGAACAGTATTATGCGCAGGGTTTCCGCGATTACCTCTTCTGCGTCGGATACCGCGGGGAGATGATCCGGGAAAAGTTCCAGTCCTGGAGAGGGGCCCGTTGTCGGTTCGACAACGCCGGCGAAGACGCCAGCATGCTCAAGCGTATTCATGCCGTGCGCAACCAACTGACCGATGATTTTATCGTCGTTTATGGAGACACCGTCAATAAAGTGGATCTGAACGAGCTTTGCCGGGCCCATCGGCGAAGCGACAAACTGATGACCATGGTCGTTTCCCGGTTGCGGATTCCCTTCGGACTGATCGAGAAACAAGGGGATACGATCTCCCGTTTCCGGGAGAAACCCGAGTTCGACTACTACATCGGGACCCTGGCGGTCGACGCGGAAATCTTCAATTTCGTGAGCGAGGATATGCTGAGATCCCCCGACTCCAAGGGGCTCCTGGAACTCTTCCATCGGCTGATCGAGCGGGGCGAGGTCGGCACCTATTCGTTCGAGGGGCTTCAGATCACGTTCAATACGCCCCTGGAGCACACCACCGCCGAGCAGCAGTTGACGCATTATTATACATATATCGAAGGAGAGACCACCTGA